Proteins from one Sphaeramia orbicularis chromosome 17, fSphaOr1.1, whole genome shotgun sequence genomic window:
- the LOC115436912 gene encoding dehydrogenase/reductase SDR family member 12-like yields MSLYRNAVWFLNGIHQYTRKGYEAASKHFESQDLDVSVVGRSFMITGANSGIGKATAMAIAKKGGTIHMVCRNKDKAEEARAEIVRESGNTEVYVHIVDMSETRKVWEFAEAFKKQYRSLNVLINNAGCMIHKREVNAEGLEKNFATNTMGVYMLTQTLIPLIQKSRDPRVITVSSGGMLVQKLRDDDLQSEKGRFDGVMIYAQNKRQQVVLTQQWAKANPVIHFSVMHPGWVDTPAVSTSMPEFHRMMGDRLRSVGQGADTVVWLALSRTASRTRSGQFFQDRKPVPAHLPLAWTHSSNEEIQRFMDHMETLAKDVQQQPPDIQLNGPPDLCTPHIV; encoded by the exons ATGTCTCTATACCGCAATGCTGTGTGGTTTCTGAACGGAATTCATCAATACACAAG GAAAGGCTATGAGGCTGCATCTAAGCACTTTGAGTCCCAGGACTTGGATGTGTCCGTTGTGGGAAGGTCTTTTATGATCACAGGAGCTAATAGTGGTATCGGCAAAGCAACAGCCATGGCCATAGCTAAGAAAG GTGGGACTATTCATATGGTGTGCAGGAACAAGGACAAAGCTGAAGAAGCCAGGGCAGAAATAGTCAGGGAGTCTGGGAAtact GAGGTGTATGTCCATATTGTTGACATGTCAGAGACACGCAAAGTCTGGGAGTTTGCAGAAGCCTTCAAGAAGCAGTATCGCTCCTTAAATGTTTTA ATAAACAATGCAGGATGTATGATACACAAGAGAGAAGTGAATGCAGAGGGACTAGAAAAGAATTTTGCCACCAACACTATGG GGGTATACATGCTCACTCAGACCCTCATACCACTTATACAGAAGAGCCGGGATCCAAGGGTG ATCACTGTGTCCTCAGGGGGCATGCTGGTCCAGAAACTTCGAGATGATGACTTGCAGTCAGAGAAGGGCCGCTTTGATGGAGTCATGATCTACGCGCAGAATAAG AGACAGCAGGTGGTGCTAACACAGCAGTGGGCCAAAGCCAACCCTGTTATACACTTCTCTGTGATGCATCCAGGTTGGGTCGATACACCAG CTGTTTCTACATCGATGCCTGAGTTCCACCGCATGATGGGCGACAGGCTGCGCAGTGTCGGACAAGGGGCTGACACTGTGGTGTGGTTGGCTCTGTCCAGAACTGCATCCAGAACTCGCAGCGGGCAGTTTTTTCAAG ATCGTAAACCTGTTCCTGCTCACCTCCCTCTGGCCTGGACTCACAGCTCTAATGAGGAGATTCAGAGGTTTATGGATCACATGGAGACTCTGGCCAAGGATGTACAACAACAACCACCTGACATACAGCTCAACGGGCCCCCAGATCTGTGCACACCACACATTGTCTGA
- the LOC115436905 gene encoding cullin-3-like, producing the protein MSNLKGGTKKDTKMRIRAFPMTMDEKYVNNIWDLLKNAIQEIQRKNNSGLSFEELYRNAYTMVLHKHGEKLYTGLREVVTEHLINKVREDVLNSLNNNFLQTLNQAWNDHQTAMVMIRDILMYMDRVYVQQNNVENVYNLGLIIFRDQVVRYGCIRDHLRQTLLDMIARERKGEVVDRGAIRNACQMLMILGLDGRSVYEEDFEGPFLDMSAEFFQMESQKFLAENSASVYIKKVEARINEEIERVMHCLDKSTEEPIVKVVERELISKHMKTIVEMENSGLVHMLKNGKTEDLACMYKLFSRVPNGLKTMCECMSSYLREQGKALVSEEGEGKNPVDYIQGLLDLKTRFDRFLLESFNNDRLFKQTIAGDFEYFLNLNSRSPEYLSLFIDDKLKKGVKGLTEQEVESILDKAMVLFRFMQEKDVFERYYKQHLGRRLLSNKSVSDDSEKNMISKLKTECGCQFTSKLEGMFRDMSISNTTMDEFRQHIQTTSASLSGVDLTVRVLTTGYWPTQSATPKCTIPPAPRHAFEVFRRFYLAKHSGRQLTLQHHMGGADLNATFYGAVKKEDGSELGVGGAQVTGSNTRKHILQVSTFQMTILMLFNNREKCTFEEIQQETDIPERELVRALQSLACGKPTQRVLTKEPKSKEIENGHVFTVNDQFTSKLHRVKIQTVAAKQGESDPERKETRQKVDDDRKHEIEAAIVRIMKSRKKMQHNVLVAEVTQQLRARFLPSPVVIKKRIEGLIEREYLARTPEDRKVYTYVA; encoded by the exons ATGTCCAACCTCAAAGGCGGCACCAAGAAGGACACCAAGATGAGGATACGAGCCTTTCCT ATGACAATGGATGAGAAGTATGTGAACAACATCTGGGaccttctaaaaaatgccatCCAGGAGATCCAGAGGAAGAACAACAGTGGGCTAAGCTTTGAGGAGCTGTACAGGAATGCATACACCATGGTTCTCCACAAGCATGGAGAGAAGCTGTACACAGGTCTGAGGGAAGTTGTCACAGAGCACCTCATCAACAAA gtaCGGGAAGATGTGCTCAACTCTTTAAATAATAACTTTCTCCAAACACTGAATCAGGCCTGGAATGACCATCAAACAGCCATGGTTATGATTCGAGACATCCTTATGTACATG GATCGGGTCTATGTTCAGCAAAACAATGTAGAGAATGTGTACAACCTCGGCCTCATCATATTCAGGGACCAGGTCGTGCGCTACGGCTGCATTCGAGACCACCTTCGACAGACATTACTGGACATGATTGCACGTGAAAGGAAAGGAGAAGTTGTAGACAG AGGAGCCATTAGAAATGCCTGCCAGATGCTGATGATTCTTGGCCTGGATGGCAGGTCTGTATATGAGGAAGACTTCGAAGGCCCTTTCTTAGATATGTCTGCTGAATTTTTCCAG ATGGAAAGCCAAAAGTTCCTCGCAGAAAATAGTGCCAGCGTCTACATCAAAAAGGTCGAGGCCAGAATCAATGAGGAGATCGAGCGTGTTATGCACTGCCTGGACAAGTCTACAGAGGAGCCCATTGTCAAGGTGGTGGAGCGGGAGCTAATTTCTAAACACATGAAGACTATCGTGGAGATGGAGAACTCCGGTCTTGTTCATATGCTCAAAAATGGCAAAACGGAAG ACTTGGCATGCATGTACAAGCTGTTCAGTCGTGTGCCAAATGGCCTGAAAACTATGTGCGAGTGTATGAGCTCTTACTTAAGGGAGCAGGGCAAAGCTCTGGTGTCAGAAGAAGGAGAAGGCAAGAATCCTGTCGACTACATCCAG GGTCTCCTCGACCTGAAGACGCGATTCGACCGCTTCCTCCTCGAGTCCTTCAACAACGACAGACTTTTCAAACAAACCATAGCTGGAGACTTTGAGTATTTCCTCAACCTCAACTCCCGCTCACCTGAGTACCTGTCACTCTTCATTGATGATAAGCTCAAGAAGGGTGTCAAAGGG CTGACAGAGCAGGAGGTGGAGTCGATCCTGGACAAAGCCATGGTGTTGTTCAGGTTCATGCAGGAGAAGGATGTGTTTGAAAGGTACTACAAGCAGCACCTGGGCCGCAGACTTCTCAGTAACAAGAGTGTCTCAGACGACTCAGAGAAGAACATGATCTCGAAGCTAAAG ACAGAATGTGGTTGTCAGTTCACCTCAAAACTGGAAGGAATGTTCAGAGACATGAGCATCTCAAACACCACTATGGATGAGTTCAGGCAACACATACAGACCACGTCG gCATCTCTAAGTGGAGTGGACCTCACAGTAAGAGTACTCACTACTGGTTATTGGCCTACACAGTCAGCAACACCCAAATGCACCATCCCCCCTGCTCCCAGACATGCCTTCGAAGTCTTCAGACG GTTTTATCTCGCCAAGCACAGTGGTAGACAGCTCACACTGCAGCACCACATGGGCGGGGCAGACCTAAATGCAACTTTCTATGGAGCAGTTAAAAAG GAGGACGGTTCAGAATTAGGTGTTGGAGGTGCCCAGGTAACAGGTTCCAACACACGCAAGCACATACTGCAAGTCTCTACCTTCCAGATGACCATCCTCATGCTCTTCAATAACAGAGAAAAGTGCACTTTTGAG GAGATCCAGCAGGAGACGGATATCCCTGAGCGAGAGCTGGTGCGAGCGTTACAGTCTTTGGCCTGTGGGAAACCCACACAGAGAGTTCTCACCAAGGAGCCAAAGTCCAAGGAGATTGAGAATGGCCATGTGTTTACAGTCAATGATCAGTTTACTTCCAAACTCCACAGAGTCAAAATACAAACAG TTGCTGCTAAACAAGGGGAATCAGACCCGGAACGGAAAGAAACACGGCAGAAAGTGGACGATGACAGGAAGCATGAGATTGAGGCAGCCATCGTCCGAATTATGAAGTCAAGGAAGAAGATGCAACACAATGTCCTGGTAGCAGAG GTGACTCAGCAGCTCCGGGCACGTTTTCTTCCCAGCCCTGTGGTTATAAAAAAGCGTATAGAAGGACTAATAGAAAGAGAATACTTGGCAAGGACACCAGAGGACCGTAAGGTGTACACCTACGTCGCATAG